Part of the Lolium rigidum isolate FL_2022 chromosome 6, APGP_CSIRO_Lrig_0.1, whole genome shotgun sequence genome, AGATCGCGAGACCGGTCCGGGGCAAGGGCAAGGATCTGGAAGCCATCGAGGCTGAGATTCGCGAGAGCCACAACAGGATCAACGCCGAGTTTGGCCACCCAGGGTACATCCCTGTTGTCCTTATCGACAGAGATGTCTCTAGCGTCGAAAAAAGCGCCTTCTTCACCATAGCAGAGTGCGTGGTGGTGACCGCGGTGAGGGACGGGATGAACCTGACGCCGTACGAGTACATTGTCTGCAGGCAGGGGATAACTGGGTCCGAgtcctcgtcgtcggaggtttgtGGGCTGAAGAAGAGCATGCTCGTAGTGTCAGAGTTCATCGGGTGCTCCCCATCTCTAAGTGGCGCTATTCGCGTCAACCCTTGGAACGTAGAGGCCACCGCGGAGGCGATGAACGAGGCCATTTCGATGTCGGAGCAGGAGAAGCAGCTGAGGCACGAGAAGCACTATCGGTATGTCAGCACCCACGACGTTGCTTACTGGTCAAAGAGCTTCATCCAGGACTTGGAGAGGGCTTGCAAGGACCATTTTAGAAGGACGTGCTGGGGCATCGGATTGGGGTTTGGTTTCAGGGTGGTGGCCTTGGACCCTCATTTCACAAAGCTTAACATGGATTCTATTGTTATGGCTTACGAGAGGTCAGAGAGCAGGACTATATTGCTTGACTATGACGGAACACTGGTGGCTCAGACTTCCATCAACAAGGCACCTAGTGCAGAAGTTCTGAGGATCATCAATACCCTCTGCTCAGATAAGAGGAATGTTGTTTTTATTGTCAGCGGGAGAAGCAGGGATAAATTGGGAGAATGGTTCTCCTCGTGCCCTAAGCTGGGTCTTGCAGCAGAACATGGCTACTTCTTAAGGTACGGTTCTTCATTTTGACCCTTTCTCCCCTATTTCATAATTTTAGTAGTAGCACAAACTGTACTGTTATTTACCTTATGATCTTCATATAATTTGTAACAGTGGTACATATTGTGCTAGTTTGTTCTGTAATCATAAGGCCTTACAAACAGTCAACAGAGTTTATTTTCATGTCTAGTTCTTAGAGTAACCTCTTATTACTGCAATTATTAGAATCTTTTTGTTTCTGAAACTGGCATGTGATTATGCGAAAAAGGTTTTGCAAGGAAAACCCCGTAGTAATAAAATGAAAGTATGAAGCGGATGATGGTACCTTTCATGGTTGGTCTTGTGATGTATTGATACGTGATACAGAGTTTTCTTTGCATCTATTCAAGTAGAGTGGAGGCAGTTGCAATGTTTTTGTCCCCCATGAATTGATATGTACCTCTGCTGCTATTCGTTTGTTACGCTGCAGAACTTTGTCTTGGTATTTTTCCTTGTTTAGGAAGGTCCAGAGTGCCAGATTCACTCAAATCTGATGAGCTCACATAAATTAAAAACTTTAGTGTTTTTTCTTGTAATAGGCTGCTATCTATTTTCTTTGTTACTTATATGGTAGACACAAATAACTCTGCTAGCCTGGCTTGGCTGGCGACTATCAGATTATCTCAAAAAGCTATGTAAAATAAAATCTGTTCTGTCTAAACATGTGTAGGTGGAGTAGAGATGAAGAGTGGCAAACGTGCGCCCAGGCTTCGGACTTCGGATGGATGGAAATGGCAGAGCCTGTGATGAATTTGTATACCGAATCAACTGATGGATCCTACATTGAGACTAAGGAAAGCGCTTTGGTGTGGCACCATCAGGATGCTGACTCAGGCTTTGGGTCCTCACAGGCCAAAGAGATGCTTGATCACCTGGAGAGTGTATTAGCAAATGAACCAGTCTCTGTCAAGAGTGGCCAATTCATTGTTGAAGTCAAACCTCAGGTGTGTGCATCTCTTTAATTTCTCAAATATCTTTCTTCATTAGTTCACGTGTATCTACCTTAGAGAACACATTTTATGTTCTTGTGTCTAAAATGAATTGTATCAGTGGTTCACATATTTGTCCTTGCTAAGTTAGGCTgtagttttttattttattttgtacaGTCAATACAACTACTCCCTCTGCCTCAAAATAACTTTCTCAACttctgtatctacacactaaaaacatGTCTAGATTCAACTGTATCTAGACAAACTTGAGCAACTtactttgggatggagggagtattaatttTATAATTTCGTATGCAGCCATGTGAGTCTGTTAGGTGTGATTCTGCTCATGGGAAGATATATTAGCCATGTGCTAGCTGTGTTCAGCTTTTCTCTCGGTTAGGAAAGACCTTATAGGTGCTGATGTTCTGTTTATCTTATAGGTGCTGATGtgctgtttatcttatcttgtggttGTAGAAGAGCTTTCTGAAATGACATGTGGGGATGCTTTATCTTTATAAATAGTGTCATGTCACTTGCAAGGGATAATTACTTTACCACCTAACCTACTATGAACAATATTTTTTCTACAAGtctgttactccctccgtcccataaaagatgtcttaactttgtctgaatttggatgtatctagacactatttattgtctcgatacatccaaatttagacaaagttaagacatccatgggacggagggagtacttgttttATTAGCAGTGAGCTTACGGAATGGCCACACGAAATGGACACAACATGCACAATCTGATTTAATATGTTGGATGCCCCTTCTCAACATTGCCTTGCATGCTTGATCTGTGGTGTATACTCAACATTAATATTGAATGTCGTTGTTTCTGTATGCTAATTCTCCAGGGAGTAAGCAAGGGAGTAATAGCTGAGAAGATACTGGCATCAATGAAGGAGAGAGGAAAGCAGGCCGACTTTGTATTGTGCATTGGTGATGATAGATCAGATGAGGACATGTTTGAAAACATTGCTGACATCATCAAAAGAGGCATGGTTGCTCCAAAGACACCATTGTTTGCATGCACGGTGGGACAAAAACCAAGCAAAgccaaattctacttggatgataCGTTTGAAGTGGCCACCATGCTTAGCACACTGGCCGATGCAACAGATGTTGAACCCATCACTGGGTTGGCTGATGAGTTGTCTGCGTCTGTCTCCTCAATTGATATCGGCGCTGAACAAACACAGTCAAGTGATAGACCTTTCAGGGGATTGTAGTACAGGGTTTGGTTAAATCTTCAGATTATGACGATTGATTCAACAGTCGCTTGTATTCTGACGGATATGAAGTTGGGTACTCAAGCAATGACTAACACCAGGGCCTACGATGTGAAGCTACTGCAGAAGCATGCTCAGACTCTCCAGTCGGGCAAGACATCATGATCCTTTTGCTGCAAAACGTAGGTCCATATGTCCATAGCTGACTCGTCACCTTTATTTGCACATTTCTCTTAATCTTTTACCTTCTGAAGTAAAATGGAAGGAAAGTGAACTTGTATGGAATATGGATGAGGTAATGGTGTTATAGGATTGGTACTGCACATGGGAAATCAAAGGAGTGCATCCGCAGCTTGTGATCCCTTGTTAACAAGTTACACAGTGGTTTCGTTTTTGAATTCTAAAGTCGTGGTGATGTGAATGCTCAGATTTGTTCATTGTTTGGGTTCCTTTTTtttacttgatcttgctttcatgGCTCTACAGAAAATGCTTCTCTTACTGGATAAAATACACAAGGTTCTTAATTGCTTTGGTTCCTGTCGATTTTACTACGAGTAACTATAATGTGCAACGGTTGTTGTCAGATACGTTGCTTGGGAGTGCTTGTGTTTTGTTCTTTCAGTAGACtgtatcgcaacagtcttcgcattCATGGTAAAAAAAAAACAGCTCTTCGCCTTGGGTAGTTAGGAGGATGGATGAACAACAGGGAATGCACTTCTGTTAGGAACTGGCAACGTAAGAGAGATGATGCTCCCTTGGATTTTGAATTGTGGACGCGGGCAACAGTGTTCTGTACGCAGTGGGTAGAATTGAGTTTTTCCTTAAATTTTACGGGATGCAGAAAAGATGGAATACGCATGAACAGATGAAGTCACAATTGCCAGCGGTGCAGTTAGCACCAGCAATGTCAGGCTTTGGATCGAAGCGAAAGAAATGGTCGGGCAGGAACACGCCGGAATATATCTTCGAAGGACCATGAATTGATGCATACCAGCGCAGCGCAGTACAATTATCACCCCTCCCCTCCAAATGCTCACAAACTCTACGCACATGTGCAGCAGCGAGGAGGCAGAGTCCTGTTTTGAGCCAAACCATAGCAACAGGTGTAGCAACAGGCCTtccgctatgctgtcagaaatgttACCTGCCCTAGAGGTGAGCTGCTGACTCCCGAAGCCTTATTAAAAGCTCCCAGAGATCTTAATAATACACAAAAGACGCAGTTGATGTCGACGATGCCATGCAAGAAAAACAAAATCATCCTCGGACACAAAATAACTGACCATTTAAAGCCATGTCTAATCAGCACACAGCTGATTTTCAATTCACTATCAGTTAGATTTTCAGATAAAACCATGCGATAATGTGTCTGAGATTGAGCGAACCAAAGGACCGGAAAACATGAATGATGCCAAACTGAAAATCACCTAGGCACTCAGATAGAAATTAGCAGAGGCGCAAAAAAGAGAACATGTGGTTCCTGTTCCACAAACCCAGAAATACCAGGCAACGATCCAAATAACAGGCAAGGTGCACAGAAACAAAAAATCAAGACCCAAATTCCAAACACCCTTTATGGATGTGAATGCAGTGCTGCCCAACAACAGGCAATAATGATAAACTGCAACACATACTTGCAACAAAAAATTTACCACAAATCTGAGAAATAGCATGAGCCATGGCCAAGGGTATATCTAAGGTCCAACTAATAAAGTACGGATGTATATCAGGATAATATAGCGTAGTCTACAACATTCTAAGCACACTGCAAATATGATACACTGCAAAGTAAATGTTAGCCGGAATATCTCTGACTGGGAGGTGCCATGCTCCTAATGTTTCTGTACTGGTCATTGTTCAGCTAAAGGAAATAAGGAATACAGAGTCAGGTTTTCTCAGCTGAGGTGAGATGCCCCAGTTTTTCTGTCATCTGTTCAACACTCTTCTTGCTCCACCAAAAATTAGCCCGGTCACCTGGTGTCATTTGATCTGCTTCCCTGTCTCGCCGTTCTGATTCGGCCTCCTGATGTGCAACCAACGACCCAGGCTGCTCGGTAAGAAACTGCTGCCAAAACCCATCGTTTGCACCAGCTGCGGCAGCAGGAGGGTCTTGGGCAGCTTCGTCTCTGGATGGACCAGTTTCTGTAACAGCAGGTTCCATATTGACATCAATGTCAGAGATCTTAGCTCGTGAATCTGCAATAGAATGCATTTGAGAAAGAGGAGGACTTTCTGCACAGCTGGTCGACTCTGCTATATCCCGAGAAGAATGAGAATCTCCCATGCCAGCTGAAGAAGTATGCATCATCGACGGAGCCGGCCGCGTGTGAGGATCACTTTCCCCCGACGAATGGAGCTCCGTGATAACAACAGCTGACGAAGGGCCTGTGCAATCACCATCGTACGAAATATCATTACCAAAAGCCTCGCTCGCTTGCTTGAGGAAATTCTCCAACGAGTTGAGGGATAATTCCATTTTGTCAAACGATTCCCTGTAAAGTTCATGAGCTGGTGGTGAGTTGGCCAAGTCACAATGCGTAATCTGATTCTCCCGAGTACTCGCATTAGTTGCATCCTCATGCAATGAAATCGGTCTTGGCAGTCTCCTCTTCTTCCCATGATGATCAGATTGTTCTGCAAAGGTAGAGTGAAACCCTGGCGCCTTCACGATGTCCCTGACGTAAGATATTAGGCTCGTCTGCTGATGCTCGACAGCAAACAGCTTCTCTTCCAAAGCCTGCATCTTTTTGTCCATGTCGATTTTCTTCTGATCGTTCTTTTCAACCTGCAGGGCCAATGCTGCGTTATCGCACTTGAGCCTCTCGATTTCCTCCTCGTAGTCCCTCTTTTCGCTCTCCGCTAACGGTCCGGCGGCGCCCTGGGAGTGCGATGAGTGGCTGAAGATCGGCTTGCGTCTGTGGATGTTCTTTAGCCGGTACCGCTGCCCTCTTATGAACTCCTCGTTCGCGAACTCCCATTGTTCCGGATCCACTTTCCTAAAGCCCTGTATGGGAACGAGTAGGCGGCACATATTAGGATAGACACACGCACAATAGGTATCGTGCATTATCAAAGAAAGATAAAATGAAATAATGTACTGCGCCTAAAAGGAAACAAAGTATACCAGATGCTTGTGGAAGTAGATGTTAATTCAAATTCAGTTTTCATTATTGAAGGCTTGCTTCTTAAACAGTCCTAGGATTCCACAGGGTCAAGAAGAAGTACTAGCACTGAGCTAAGCTAGTTGAATTTGACAAGTATAAAGTTGAAGAGTTGACCCTGGTTGCTTAAAAGTATGTCCAATGAAAAGAAATCCAACACAATCTGTTACACTAGCAAGCTACTACTCATAAAGCGTGTTTTGGGGTCAAAGAGCATCAAATCGTGAACAGTAGTGCATAATTGCAGAAGATTTGCCCAAATTCTACCGATACCCACAGAAACAGATCAGCACGCATTCCGGCCAAGCCCCAATTTCAGCCGGGGAACGGAGATTGGGCGGAGGAGAGAGCTGAGAAGGGGGTGGTTGGGTGGGCGTAACCGTGAAGTTAGTTCTTCTTCTTACGTAGGTGTTGAGCTGGCGCACGAAGCTGGAGAAGTTGTTGTGCTTGAAGTACTTGGGTAGCAGATCCCGGCAGAAGTCGGGCTGGCTGGCGACGACGAAGCTGGTCCCGGACGGCGTCCAGGCGACCACCGCGTCCGTGGACGGCTCGTCCACCATCTCGTACGTCTTGGTGAGGAACGGCGGCAGCGATCCGCCCTCCATCTGCAGTGCTCCCCCGGGTCGCGGCGGGTCGGGGTCGGGGTCGGGCTCAGCGCATGGTGGGTGATCGGCGGCGCGGCTTCTTGGTTGGGTCTGGTTGGTTGGTTGGGGTTGGGTTGGGGGGCGAGAATTTCTCGGGCGAGCGGAATTT contains:
- the LOC124658975 gene encoding probable alpha,alpha-trehalose-phosphate synthase [UDP-forming] 7; the protein is MMSRSYTNLLDLAEGNFAALGPSGGGGRRRSGSFGMKRMSRVMTVPGTLSELDGEDDSEPAATNSVASDVPSSVSGERLLVVSNQLPILARRRPDGRGWTFSWDDDSLLLQLRDGVPDDMEVLFVGGVRADVPAAEQDEVAQALYDRFRCAAVFLPESLHDRFYHRFCKRTLWPLFHYMLPFSASISPPSPSSTPSDNGRFDRGAWEAYVLANKFFFEKVVEVINPEDDYVWVHDYHLMALPTFLRRRFNRLRIGFFLHSPFPSSEIYRTLPVREEILKALLNCDLIGFHTFDYARHFLSCCSRMLGIEYQSKRGYIGLEYFGRTVGIKIMPVGVHMDQLQSVLALPDRHWRVSELQQQFEGKTVLLGVDDMDIFKGINLKLLAFENLLKTHTKWQGRAVLVQIARPVRGKGKDLEAIEAEIRESHNRINAEFGHPGYIPVVLIDRDVSSVEKSAFFTIAECVVVTAVRDGMNLTPYEYIVCRQGITGSESSSSEVCGLKKSMLVVSEFIGCSPSLSGAIRVNPWNVEATAEAMNEAISMSEQEKQLRHEKHYRYVSTHDVAYWSKSFIQDLERACKDHFRRTCWGIGLGFGFRVVALDPHFTKLNMDSIVMAYERSESRTILLDYDGTLVAQTSINKAPSAEVLRIINTLCSDKRNVVFIVSGRSRDKLGEWFSSCPKLGLAAEHGYFLRWSRDEEWQTCAQASDFGWMEMAEPVMNLYTESTDGSYIETKESALVWHHQDADSGFGSSQAKEMLDHLESVLANEPVSVKSGQFIVEVKPQGVSKGVIAEKILASMKERGKQADFVLCIGDDRSDEDMFENIADIIKRGMVAPKTPLFACTVGQKPSKAKFYLDDTFEVATMLSTLADATDVEPITGLADELSASVSSIDIGAEQTQSSDRPFRGL
- the LOC124661043 gene encoding heat stress transcription factor A-4b-like is translated as MEGGSLPPFLTKTYEMVDEPSTDAVVAWTPSGTSFVVASQPDFCRDLLPKYFKHNNFSSFVRQLNTYGFRKVDPEQWEFANEEFIRGQRYRLKNIHRRKPIFSHSSHSQGAAGPLAESEKRDYEEEIERLKCDNAALALQVEKNDQKKIDMDKKMQALEEKLFAVEHQQTSLISYVRDIVKAPGFHSTFAEQSDHHGKKRRLPRPISLHEDATNASTRENQITHCDLANSPPAHELYRESFDKMELSLNSLENFLKQASEAFGNDISYDGDCTGPSSAVVITELHSSGESDPHTRPAPSMMHTSSAGMGDSHSSRDIAESTSCAESPPLSQMHSIADSRAKISDIDVNMEPAVTETGPSRDEAAQDPPAAAAGANDGFWQQFLTEQPGSLVAHQEAESERRDREADQMTPGDRANFWWSKKSVEQMTEKLGHLTSAEKT